From the Leucobacter denitrificans genome, one window contains:
- a CDS encoding penicillin acylase family protein, with protein sequence MPAQNLIYADTSGNIGYQAPGRLPIRADGQQGFLPTPGWDSSFDWQGFVPFEEQPWIYNPRSGYIVTANNAIVNDDYPHFLSRDWDYGYRAARIAELIEERIAEGPIAASDLAEIQMDNEMPAADTLKRAYSSFSTDDDALQSALDLLADWDGQNDLDSAAAAFANVLWEHVTAELVAGHGGDIPRDDQSRFARVFELLLADPQSGWWTEGNSASQQELLEVAANQALAEIQELQGENLANWNWGELHALSLTHGTFGESGIALIEALFNRGPYEASGGSGVVNATGWELGQGYETVTVPSMRMVIDVSDWDASTWQNLTGQSGHAFHKHYTDQTEGWALGAQYAWVYTPEAVDAATTDTLILRPTE encoded by the coding sequence GTGCCAGCGCAAAATCTTATCTACGCTGATACATCAGGAAACATTGGATATCAGGCTCCCGGCAGACTCCCCATTCGCGCAGATGGGCAGCAGGGCTTCCTGCCGACGCCTGGTTGGGACAGCAGCTTTGACTGGCAGGGCTTCGTTCCGTTCGAGGAACAACCCTGGATCTACAACCCACGATCTGGCTACATCGTCACGGCAAACAACGCGATTGTGAACGATGATTACCCACATTTCCTCAGCCGAGACTGGGATTACGGGTACCGCGCGGCACGTATTGCCGAGCTTATCGAAGAGCGGATCGCAGAGGGTCCCATCGCAGCAAGCGACCTGGCCGAGATCCAAATGGACAACGAGATGCCCGCCGCAGACACACTCAAGCGCGCGTACTCAAGTTTCAGCACAGACGATGATGCGCTTCAATCGGCACTCGATCTTCTCGCCGATTGGGATGGCCAGAACGATTTAGATTCCGCCGCCGCAGCCTTTGCAAATGTGCTCTGGGAGCACGTAACCGCCGAGCTAGTTGCGGGGCACGGAGGCGATATTCCAAGAGACGACCAGTCGCGATTTGCGCGCGTATTCGAACTACTGCTCGCCGATCCACAGTCTGGATGGTGGACTGAAGGAAACTCGGCGTCGCAGCAAGAATTGCTTGAGGTCGCCGCGAATCAGGCGCTCGCAGAAATTCAAGAACTGCAAGGCGAAAACCTGGCGAATTGGAACTGGGGAGAGCTACACGCACTCTCGCTCACTCACGGAACGTTCGGCGAGAGCGGCATCGCCCTTATCGAGGCACTCTTCAACCGTGGCCCGTATGAGGCATCGGGTGGATCAGGGGTGGTGAACGCGACAGGTTGGGAACTCGGGCAGGGCTACGAGACCGTTACGGTGCCCTCGATGCGCATGGTGATTGACGTGTCGGATTGGGACGCCTCGACCTGGCAGAACCTGACGGGCCAGAGCGGTCACGCGTTCCACAAGCACTACACCGATCAGACCGAAGGTTGGGCGCTGGGTGCACAGTACGCCTGGGTGTACACGCCGGAAGCGGTGGATGCTGCCACGACAGACACGCTGATCTTGCGCCCCACCGAATAG
- a CDS encoding DUF3107 domain-containing protein, with amino-acid sequence MSQEAIVEVRIGINQSARELSFETDASADEIRELIQAEAEGIVALTDTKGRHFLVNRAAITYVEIGTDAARKVGFVS; translated from the coding sequence GTGAGCCAGGAGGCAATTGTGGAAGTACGGATCGGCATCAATCAGTCGGCGCGCGAGCTTTCGTTCGAGACCGACGCCTCGGCAGACGAGATCCGCGAGCTGATCCAGGCCGAGGCCGAGGGAATCGTGGCACTGACCGACACCAAAGGTCGCCATTTCCTCGTGAATCGCGCCGCAATCACGTATGTTGAGATCGGCACCGACGCAGCGCGCAAGGTGGGCTTCGTCAGCTAA
- a CDS encoding phosphotransferase — protein sequence MASLPLTLAALATSAVPGLTAVAVRPHQLASEDYSAAILTTEDSEVIMSVPRTQQAETTQSASVLGISALSDGARSELPFEVPRVLGITRAGETRAVAMTFIPGFHFDVSDLESDALLIDSLAESIAAIHALPRSLAQQGGLPNRSAQDQRLAVTRIVDRAAATRNLPETVLHRWTEVLEAAEVWDFAPNMVHGTLSGDTVLVEEDRVVGILDWSGLSIGDPASDLAWLHEASPDVFEAVASRYFSRCNTGDSRSFRSRTRFYHELEIARWLLHGVDTHDQQIVDDAVGMLDQLVDRLSLLDAPLEARQQLSEAEAIDLLDQTPEVTDRLSETASYEALDEDRMFGVDTDFIEPLKQPEQTAKSSDSSDSSDPSEPSEDDQADENDDQLTQPIDESDLPRPPHS from the coding sequence ATGGCCAGTCTTCCACTCACCCTAGCTGCACTCGCGACTTCGGCTGTGCCGGGCCTGACTGCTGTCGCAGTTCGACCGCACCAGCTCGCGAGCGAAGATTACTCGGCTGCGATCCTCACTACCGAAGACAGTGAGGTCATTATGAGCGTGCCTCGCACACAACAAGCGGAAACCACTCAATCAGCGTCAGTTCTCGGGATTTCAGCGTTGAGCGACGGTGCCAGGAGTGAGCTTCCGTTTGAAGTTCCACGTGTCCTCGGCATCACTCGCGCCGGTGAGACTCGGGCGGTTGCCATGACCTTTATTCCAGGCTTCCACTTCGATGTAAGTGATCTCGAAAGCGACGCGTTACTCATTGACTCACTTGCGGAATCGATCGCTGCGATCCACGCTCTACCTCGCAGCCTCGCGCAGCAGGGCGGGCTCCCAAACCGGAGCGCGCAAGACCAGCGACTTGCCGTCACGAGAATTGTGGATCGCGCTGCCGCCACACGAAATCTTCCCGAGACAGTACTGCACCGTTGGACCGAGGTGCTCGAGGCGGCCGAGGTGTGGGACTTTGCACCGAACATGGTGCACGGCACACTATCCGGGGATACCGTACTCGTCGAAGAAGATAGAGTCGTCGGAATACTGGACTGGTCAGGACTCTCTATTGGTGACCCTGCAAGTGACCTCGCCTGGTTGCACGAAGCCAGTCCAGACGTCTTCGAGGCCGTCGCTTCACGCTACTTCTCTCGCTGCAATACCGGTGATTCTCGGTCGTTCCGGAGCCGGACGAGGTTCTACCATGAGCTCGAGATTGCACGCTGGTTGCTGCACGGAGTCGATACACACGATCAGCAAATAGTCGATGACGCGGTCGGAATGCTCGACCAACTCGTCGACCGCTTGAGTCTTCTTGACGCGCCGCTCGAAGCACGTCAGCAGCTCAGTGAAGCTGAGGCCATCGACCTCCTCGACCAAACTCCTGAGGTTACAGACAGGCTCTCGGAGACAGCAAGCTACGAGGCGCTCGACGAGGACCGAATGTTCGGCGTCGATACCGACTTCATCGAACCGCTCAAACAGCCTGAACAGACGGCAAAATCCTCAGATTCCTCCGATTCCTCAGACCCGTCGGAACCCTCGGAGGATGATCAAGCGGACGAAAACGATGATCAACTCACGCAGCCTATAGATGAGAGTGATCTCCCCCGTCCACCTCATTCCTGA
- a CDS encoding penicillin acylase family protein, whose product MTQADSSTAIAQSGTAKNRQLKPKPRRRGLRILGWVFVCIVVIALIAAGLGVWTVQRSFPTVNGTVSVEGLADEVSVQRDSHGIPTITAETSDDLFFAQGYVHAQDRFWEMDFRRHLTSARLSELFGESQLGTDVFLRTLGWHRVAEQEVEALDAETRSYYEAYADGVNAYLAERQGAELSLEYSVLGLQNSDYAPEPWEPADSVAWLKAMAWDLRTNIEDETARALEAQFLDSKQLEDLYPGYPFGEHPVILADDPAGENVLAANAHASITASDAPLGDRLDSAVAAMGGVALTQLLEKVDSIITAQGEGVGSNSWVVSGQYTATGEPLLANDPHLGAELPSVWTQMQLRCAELTDECPFDVAGFSFSGLPGIVIGHNQDVAWGFTNLTTDVADLFIEATSGDRYWYDGEWRDMTTREETIRVANGEDTVFTVRETIHGPVVSGLTNDFTAIAASPFTEEADGTIIALDAAALPRSQTRLRRRLLCAGLRSTQEAQRRRYSH is encoded by the coding sequence ATGACGCAAGCCGACAGCTCGACAGCTATCGCGCAATCCGGTACTGCAAAAAATCGGCAGTTGAAACCAAAACCAAGGCGTCGTGGGCTTCGCATTCTCGGCTGGGTATTCGTCTGCATCGTCGTTATCGCACTCATTGCAGCGGGCCTCGGCGTTTGGACTGTGCAGCGCTCGTTCCCCACAGTGAATGGCACGGTCTCGGTCGAAGGGCTCGCCGACGAGGTCAGTGTGCAGCGCGATTCACACGGCATCCCAACCATCACGGCCGAGACCTCCGACGACCTCTTCTTCGCCCAGGGGTATGTGCACGCGCAAGACCGCTTCTGGGAAATGGACTTCCGCCGCCATCTCACAAGCGCAAGGCTCTCTGAGCTGTTTGGAGAGTCGCAGCTTGGAACCGATGTGTTTCTGCGCACGCTCGGTTGGCATCGCGTCGCAGAGCAAGAGGTGGAGGCTCTCGATGCCGAGACGCGCAGCTACTACGAGGCATACGCAGACGGAGTAAATGCCTATCTCGCAGAGCGCCAGGGGGCCGAACTTTCTCTCGAATACTCGGTACTCGGGCTTCAGAACTCTGACTATGCCCCCGAACCGTGGGAGCCCGCTGACTCAGTCGCTTGGCTCAAGGCTATGGCCTGGGATCTCCGCACGAATATCGAAGATGAGACTGCCCGCGCACTTGAGGCTCAGTTTCTCGACTCGAAACAGCTCGAAGACTTGTATCCTGGATATCCGTTCGGCGAGCATCCGGTGATCCTCGCGGACGATCCTGCTGGCGAAAATGTTCTCGCCGCCAACGCTCATGCTTCTATAACGGCCTCTGATGCGCCGCTCGGAGATCGTCTCGACAGCGCAGTCGCCGCAATGGGAGGAGTGGCACTTACCCAATTGCTCGAAAAAGTCGACAGCATTATTACCGCTCAGGGTGAGGGTGTTGGATCCAACTCTTGGGTCGTCTCTGGGCAATACACCGCAACTGGCGAGCCTTTGCTCGCAAATGATCCACATTTGGGTGCCGAACTCCCATCGGTGTGGACGCAGATGCAACTTCGCTGCGCTGAGCTCACAGATGAGTGCCCGTTCGATGTCGCGGGCTTCAGCTTTTCGGGCCTCCCCGGCATTGTCATTGGGCATAACCAAGACGTCGCGTGGGGCTTCACGAACCTCACTACCGACGTAGCGGATCTGTTTATTGAAGCAACAAGTGGCGATAGGTATTGGTACGACGGTGAGTGGCGAGATATGACCACTCGCGAGGAGACAATTCGGGTCGCCAACGGCGAAGACACGGTCTTCACGGTACGCGAGACGATCCACGGCCCCGTGGTCTCTGGTCTCACAAACGACTTCACCGCGATCGCGGCCTCGCCATTCACAGAAGAGGCAGACGGCACGATCATCGCTCTCGATGCAGCGGCACTCCCCAGGAGTCAGACCAGGCTGAGGCGGCGGTTGCTCTGCGCTGGACTGCGCTCGACGCAGGAAGCACAGCGAAGGCGATATTCGCACTGA
- a CDS encoding 3'-5' exonuclease, whose protein sequence is MLQAANIISGDLRAHAKIPVPKLQPRPNATDGRVDCVFPETVHEERTQLAQWMAEARETFQRGGADPLPTAAVILRSRSAMPAISAALTEAGVPNRIVGLGGLLSTPEVTDVVSVLRCLWYADAGSDLIRILAGPRFRVGVADLAGLRDAARWFSQRDVSQQRLQDEDREADSVLPDPDRQFTLIDALDAIASMSDLGHRALASISMTGRQRLQQAGLMLRSLRRGVGGDISELIGSVVFALRLDIELEANETKFEQGSGSALANIEAFTDLAEGFLAIDTVGTLAALLEWIERAAEDDDAPEHVPAPLPGTVQLITAHGAKGLQWDLVAVPRLVNDEFPGKPRSGKGWLTTGALPDELRGDRNARPQLNWCIATTQKELRDRIAEYRGALQERHADEERRLAYVAVTRSAGWLFLSGSFWGGQKRPRNPSIYLTELTEGESPVIPELPLASMYEEDPSETLELTANWPLDPLGRRSDAVLRAAKVIREEIERSSQVNKPGGSHTDQVVELLLAERNAQIEGDGSRALQSKLPERVTASTFHEFVEDPVQAELRRLRPIPQRPYRRTRVGNQFHEWVERRSTTAGGTVLPLAGLDPEEWGIDPHEFDGEADLRPLIDAFERSRWSSLQPVAVELEVSLPFAGRTLVCKLDAVYRVEGTTERFEVVDWKSGRAPANEAERVSRFFQLDLYRHAYALWANISPDLIDVSLFYVAEEVELRGESNRSLAELEAVWLEAAESLRNEVDGGDHSHL, encoded by the coding sequence GTGCTTCAAGCCGCAAACATTATTTCTGGAGATCTTCGCGCTCACGCGAAGATTCCGGTACCCAAACTACAGCCGAGGCCTAACGCAACGGACGGCCGGGTCGACTGCGTCTTTCCAGAGACCGTGCACGAAGAGCGAACTCAACTTGCTCAGTGGATGGCAGAGGCGAGAGAAACGTTTCAACGAGGGGGCGCCGATCCGCTACCTACTGCGGCCGTGATTTTGCGCAGCCGCAGCGCCATGCCCGCAATTTCTGCCGCGCTGACCGAGGCAGGAGTCCCGAATCGTATCGTCGGGCTTGGCGGGCTTCTGAGCACTCCAGAGGTCACCGATGTCGTAAGTGTGCTTCGTTGCTTATGGTATGCCGACGCTGGAAGCGACCTTATTCGCATACTTGCTGGGCCAAGATTCCGAGTTGGAGTTGCCGATCTAGCGGGTCTGCGCGATGCTGCGAGATGGTTCTCACAGCGTGACGTGTCTCAGCAGCGGCTTCAGGATGAAGATCGAGAGGCCGATAGCGTGCTCCCGGACCCAGACCGGCAGTTCACGCTTATTGATGCACTCGATGCGATTGCCAGCATGAGTGACCTGGGGCACCGGGCTCTCGCAAGCATCAGCATGACTGGTAGACAGCGCCTGCAGCAAGCGGGCTTGATGCTGCGGTCGCTTCGCAGAGGAGTAGGGGGCGATATCTCGGAGCTCATCGGAAGTGTTGTCTTCGCTCTGCGGCTCGATATCGAACTTGAAGCCAATGAGACGAAGTTTGAGCAGGGTAGCGGCTCTGCTCTTGCAAATATTGAGGCATTCACTGACCTGGCCGAGGGATTTCTCGCTATCGACACGGTCGGCACACTCGCCGCGCTACTTGAGTGGATCGAGCGCGCAGCAGAAGATGATGACGCGCCGGAACACGTTCCCGCTCCGCTCCCCGGTACTGTGCAGCTCATCACCGCTCACGGAGCCAAAGGCCTGCAATGGGACCTGGTGGCGGTTCCACGGTTAGTGAACGATGAGTTTCCCGGAAAACCGCGCAGCGGCAAGGGCTGGCTCACCACAGGCGCACTGCCTGATGAACTCCGAGGAGATCGGAATGCGCGCCCTCAGCTGAATTGGTGCATCGCAACCACGCAGAAGGAGCTGCGTGACCGGATAGCCGAGTACCGCGGAGCCCTGCAGGAACGACATGCAGACGAAGAACGGCGACTTGCATACGTAGCGGTGACACGCTCAGCGGGCTGGCTATTTCTCAGCGGATCGTTTTGGGGAGGTCAGAAGCGGCCACGCAATCCTTCGATATATCTCACCGAACTTACTGAAGGCGAGTCGCCAGTTATTCCCGAGTTGCCGCTGGCCAGCATGTATGAAGAGGACCCGAGCGAAACGCTCGAACTTACTGCCAACTGGCCACTCGATCCACTGGGCCGACGAAGTGATGCCGTGTTACGTGCGGCAAAAGTAATACGCGAAGAAATCGAGCGGAGCAGCCAGGTCAACAAACCGGGCGGTTCGCACACTGACCAGGTTGTGGAACTACTGCTCGCTGAACGGAACGCTCAAATTGAAGGCGACGGGAGCCGCGCGTTGCAGTCGAAACTGCCAGAGCGCGTGACGGCTTCCACCTTCCATGAGTTTGTCGAGGACCCAGTTCAAGCCGAGCTGCGCAGACTCAGACCAATTCCGCAGCGCCCGTATCGCCGCACTCGGGTCGGAAACCAGTTTCATGAGTGGGTGGAGCGCCGGTCCACCACCGCGGGCGGCACCGTGCTCCCGCTCGCGGGTCTAGACCCTGAGGAATGGGGGATCGATCCGCACGAGTTTGATGGTGAAGCAGACCTGCGGCCACTCATTGATGCGTTCGAACGATCGCGATGGTCGAGCTTGCAACCGGTCGCCGTCGAGCTTGAAGTCTCGCTACCGTTTGCTGGTCGAACTCTCGTGTGCAAGCTCGACGCAGTGTACCGAGTCGAAGGAACAACTGAGCGCTTCGAGGTGGTTGATTGGAAGTCCGGTCGAGCCCCGGCCAATGAAGCCGAAAGGGTCAGTCGATTCTTCCAACTCGACCTGTATCGCCATGCGTACGCACTTTGGGCAAACATTTCACCCGACCTCATCGACGTGTCACTGTTCTACGTGGCAGAAGAAGTTGAGTTGCGGGGTGAAAGTAATCGGAGCCTAGCCGAACTCGAAGCGGTGTGGCTTGAGGCCGCTGAGTCGCTCAGGAATGAGGTGGACGGGGGAGATCACTCTCATCTATAG
- a CDS encoding UvrD-helicase domain-containing protein: MSPVDTMNPVFSAARIAQILTPPGQQPITPTDEQRAVIEHPLEGSTLVIAGAGSGKTETMANRVVWLIANGIVDPEQILGLTFTRKAAGELRERIVRSLTGFSASLENLAELGELSDAERTRADALRTVLADGLDLPEVSTYNSFAAGVLQEFGVAAGLAPGAVVIDEAMAWRVARETLYSCKDPDLVTSDLSASTLIRHMIEMDRMVADHLTSFDRVDQVVEEFRGVLRLPYNEKEKPDAPSGKVYAPVRDAVQALAETPLITRLARLYSAEKQRRGLIDFSDQLSLATQTLSAAPESRRVLRSRYRAVLLDEVQDTSVGQTRLLSSIFGGCL; encoded by the coding sequence GTGAGCCCCGTTGACACGATGAACCCGGTATTTTCAGCAGCGCGAATCGCGCAGATTCTCACTCCTCCGGGGCAGCAGCCGATCACTCCCACCGACGAACAGCGTGCCGTCATTGAGCATCCTCTCGAGGGGAGCACTCTCGTCATTGCGGGCGCCGGAAGCGGCAAGACCGAAACTATGGCGAATCGGGTGGTCTGGCTTATAGCCAACGGAATCGTCGACCCAGAGCAAATCCTAGGGCTCACCTTTACTCGGAAGGCCGCTGGCGAGTTGCGGGAAAGAATTGTCCGCAGTCTTACCGGATTCAGTGCGAGCCTCGAGAACCTTGCAGAACTCGGAGAGCTTTCCGATGCCGAGCGCACGCGAGCCGATGCGCTTCGTACTGTGCTGGCTGACGGGCTAGATCTGCCAGAGGTGAGTACCTATAACTCCTTTGCTGCTGGTGTGCTCCAGGAATTCGGTGTGGCAGCTGGCCTTGCTCCGGGCGCGGTCGTGATCGATGAAGCCATGGCGTGGCGTGTCGCGCGCGAAACGCTGTACTCATGCAAAGACCCTGACCTCGTGACGAGCGACCTCAGTGCGTCAACACTCATCAGACACATGATCGAGATGGATCGAATGGTCGCCGACCATCTCACGAGTTTCGATCGCGTAGATCAGGTCGTAGAGGAGTTCCGTGGTGTGCTGCGGCTGCCATACAACGAGAAAGAAAAGCCTGATGCGCCGAGCGGCAAAGTGTATGCGCCCGTGCGTGATGCGGTGCAAGCGCTCGCCGAAACTCCTCTCATCACAAGGCTTGCCCGCCTCTACTCGGCCGAGAAGCAACGCCGAGGACTGATCGACTTCTCCGATCAACTCTCGCTCGCGACACAAACGCTGTCTGCTGCCCCTGAATCGCGCAGGGTACTGCGGTCTAGGTATCGAGCAGTGTTGCTTGATGAAGTGCAAGACACTTCGGTGGGGCAGACGAGACTCCTCTCAAGCATTTTTGGGGGATGCCTGTGA
- a CDS encoding UrvD/REP family ATP-dependent DNA helicase, translating into MISFDAAQSRVLGLDARRHARIIGAAGTGKTTLLVESYANILENSGWQPADLLVLAPNRLVASRVRTLVEQRVRRVLAGVPVRTASSFAFSLLNSYAAQLGDPPPRLLTGAAHDETISEVVGAYIDAPGESHDSQASRLAPEVLLSAPFRAELRELARVLDDFDIDPVDMRVQLAELSVRARTEIYTRFPDPAISARWDEGLALLTEVGEVLAKTRPGELSASSLLRRGAALIRSGAVSAPMLVLVDDAQELGEGQLALLTACAMRGSAVWVFGDPDTSTGAFQGERTSILAGVHGELARRGWENHAGDDEQVVVLETVFRHGPTIRGFVRDLSERLGVSGGGAQREASSSVAADADAVEFARVASSTEQLGVIAHRMRARRLGIGGGTRQLKWDDMAVVCRSRAEASRVARLLAMHQVPAGVAAGGVVLREHSIVRELVVLLQHALGIRPLDAAAILQLAGGVIGGLDAVAVRRLRGAMLIEERRAARAEQRDALSIDELIYDGFMFPDTGRVPDSAGGRAIRKLGQIARSGARTHTSGGTPREVLWALWEGTKLAERWQRDAVSGRRSTADDANRSLDATLGLFFALQRHEEQNSSQPIEDLLEELLASTVPQDSLAQSSLRDTITVTTPQGLVGREFALVTVLGVQEGAWPNVRAHGSLLGTAALERWLRGGQALPASRRETIHDELRLFLQSCSRATEELLVVAVADDEQYPSPFFAFGEAFETQELPSARLTLRGVTAEKRRQVVTNPDGVDAVASLTELALAAVPGAHPDDWYGVLPASSDIPLFAGASGDTAQSIPVSPSQLERAEECALDWVIAALGGGSGNVQASLGTLVHHALETAENTDAEALLETINAEWKKLPFQAEWESERMQRLAQQMAQGLSEYLRAFEVSDRQLLGRESRFSVQIGNAQLRGVADRIEARPTPEGIEVQVVDLKTGKTAVSGPAAEEHVQLQAYQLGASLGALEVETQGSDEAQLQTSAKLLYVHPDSANGKGFVERKQAELTQERKAALMQRVSDVAEVMAASNFTARIEHHCSDPHKPGNCRLHIIQAVSHA; encoded by the coding sequence ATGATCAGTTTCGATGCCGCCCAGTCGCGTGTCCTCGGCCTCGATGCGCGTAGGCACGCACGAATTATTGGTGCTGCGGGAACAGGTAAGACCACCCTGCTCGTCGAAAGTTATGCGAACATACTCGAGAACTCTGGCTGGCAGCCCGCAGATCTCCTCGTTCTCGCCCCGAACCGACTTGTGGCGTCTCGAGTGCGCACACTCGTTGAGCAGCGGGTTCGACGAGTGCTCGCCGGTGTACCTGTGCGCACAGCGTCGTCGTTTGCGTTCTCCCTCCTTAATAGCTACGCCGCCCAGCTTGGTGATCCACCGCCGCGTCTGCTGACAGGTGCAGCACACGATGAAACGATCTCAGAAGTTGTCGGTGCTTACATCGATGCGCCGGGTGAGTCTCACGATTCGCAAGCTTCTCGCCTCGCGCCTGAGGTATTGCTCAGTGCACCTTTCAGAGCAGAACTTCGTGAACTCGCACGCGTGCTTGATGACTTCGATATCGACCCGGTCGACATGCGGGTGCAGCTTGCTGAGCTGAGTGTCAGAGCACGAACTGAAATCTATACGCGGTTTCCTGATCCAGCTATCTCAGCAAGATGGGATGAGGGGCTCGCGTTGCTCACAGAGGTTGGCGAGGTACTTGCGAAGACGAGACCTGGTGAGTTGAGTGCTAGCAGCCTGTTGCGGCGCGGGGCAGCTTTGATTCGGTCGGGCGCTGTGAGCGCACCGATGCTGGTCCTCGTAGACGACGCGCAAGAGCTCGGCGAGGGGCAGCTCGCGCTGCTCACCGCCTGTGCGATGAGAGGGAGCGCGGTTTGGGTGTTCGGCGACCCAGACACCTCAACCGGAGCTTTTCAGGGGGAGCGCACAAGCATCTTGGCAGGAGTTCACGGCGAACTCGCACGCCGAGGTTGGGAAAACCATGCAGGTGACGACGAACAAGTCGTCGTTCTCGAAACCGTGTTTCGGCACGGGCCAACTATTCGAGGATTCGTTCGAGACCTCTCTGAGCGACTCGGAGTCTCAGGTGGTGGGGCGCAACGTGAAGCGAGCAGTTCAGTCGCTGCAGACGCTGACGCTGTGGAGTTTGCCCGTGTTGCGTCGTCAACAGAACAGTTGGGCGTCATTGCTCATCGAATGCGCGCGAGAAGGCTCGGAATCGGTGGTGGGACTCGTCAGCTCAAGTGGGATGATATGGCTGTCGTATGCCGGTCCCGCGCCGAAGCGAGTCGGGTGGCGCGCTTACTCGCTATGCATCAGGTACCGGCCGGGGTTGCGGCCGGTGGTGTTGTGCTGCGTGAACACTCAATTGTTCGTGAACTCGTTGTACTTTTACAGCACGCATTGGGCATTCGTCCGCTCGACGCGGCCGCGATACTACAGCTAGCCGGTGGTGTGATTGGCGGACTCGATGCTGTGGCTGTTCGTCGATTGCGCGGTGCAATGCTCATCGAAGAGCGGCGGGCAGCCCGGGCCGAACAGCGAGACGCGCTCTCGATCGATGAGCTTATATACGACGGGTTCATGTTCCCCGACACGGGTCGGGTTCCCGACAGCGCTGGCGGGCGAGCGATTCGTAAGCTCGGGCAAATTGCCCGCTCTGGGGCGCGAACGCATACGAGTGGCGGAACCCCGAGAGAAGTGCTGTGGGCACTTTGGGAAGGCACGAAGCTGGCAGAACGGTGGCAGCGAGATGCGGTGTCAGGAAGACGTTCAACCGCAGACGACGCGAACCGTTCACTTGATGCGACACTCGGCCTGTTTTTCGCGCTGCAGCGCCACGAGGAGCAAAACAGCTCGCAGCCGATCGAAGATTTACTAGAAGAACTACTAGCGAGTACCGTTCCACAAGATTCGCTCGCGCAATCGAGCTTGCGAGACACCATCACAGTGACGACTCCCCAGGGGCTTGTCGGCCGTGAGTTCGCGCTAGTGACCGTGCTCGGAGTGCAGGAGGGAGCCTGGCCGAATGTGCGCGCACATGGCTCACTACTTGGCACAGCTGCGCTTGAGCGGTGGTTGCGTGGCGGCCAGGCCCTCCCTGCATCGAGGCGAGAAACGATCCACGATGAGTTGAGACTCTTTCTGCAATCGTGCTCCCGCGCGACAGAAGAGCTATTGGTTGTTGCAGTTGCCGACGATGAGCAATACCCGAGCCCGTTCTTCGCATTCGGGGAAGCGTTCGAGACCCAAGAACTGCCCAGCGCCCGTCTCACACTACGGGGGGTGACCGCCGAAAAACGTAGACAAGTAGTTACCAACCCAGACGGTGTCGATGCCGTCGCGTCGCTGACCGAACTTGCGCTCGCCGCTGTTCCGGGTGCGCACCCTGACGATTGGTATGGCGTATTGCCGGCATCGAGTGACATTCCACTCTTTGCCGGAGCAAGTGGTGACACCGCACAGTCAATTCCCGTGAGTCCGTCTCAACTTGAGCGGGCCGAAGAGTGTGCGCTCGATTGGGTCATTGCCGCACTCGGCGGTGGATCGGGGAATGTGCAGGCGAGCCTGGGCACTCTGGTGCATCATGCACTGGAGACAGCAGAAAACACTGACGCAGAGGCACTGCTCGAAACCATCAATGCAGAATGGAAGAAACTTCCGTTCCAGGCCGAATGGGAGTCAGAGCGTATGCAGCGGTTGGCTCAGCAGATGGCCCAGGGGCTCTCCGAGTATCTCCGCGCGTTCGAAGTGTCAGACCGTCAGCTCCTCGGGCGAGAGTCGAGATTTAGTGTGCAGATTGGGAATGCTCAATTGCGAGGTGTTGCTGACCGCATTGAGGCTCGCCCGACCCCCGAGGGTATAGAAGTGCAGGTGGTTGATCTGAAGACAGGTAAGACCGCAGTGTCAGGGCCAGCCGCAGAAGAGCACGTGCAGTTGCAGGCATATCAACTTGGCGCTTCACTCGGTGCGTTGGAAGTTGAGACACAAGGTAGCGACGAAGCACAGTTGCAGACCTCGGCGAAGCTCCTCTATGTGCATCCGGATTCGGCAAATGGGAAGGGATTCGTTGAGCGAAAACAAGCCGAACTCACGCAAGAGCGGAAAGCTGCGCTAATGCAACGAGTTTCAGATGTTGCTGAAGTCATGGCGGCCAGCAACTTTACTGCGCGGATCGAGCACCACTGCTCCGATCCACACAAACCAGGCAATTGCAGGCTGCACATTATTCAGGCGGTGAGCCACGCGTGA